A single window of Desulfomicrobium macestii DNA harbors:
- a CDS encoding F0F1 ATP synthase subunit gamma, translating into MSDTAVGLRRKIRSAGDLHSVVRAMKAMASSNIVRYEQAVQALEEYAQSVNLGLGLALREAGRQFAANAGGMAGGGGAMGVIVLGSDQGLVGQFNEAVAEQAQKFLAGLPQTPVVWAMGERVQGFLQEADLDVAGLFPAPNTVEAITPLIGRILAEVESRLGYDAQVHLFHNCQNASTQCVPRHLQLLPLDRGWRQRYGSMAWPTKSLPEITGDPERTLRALVREYVFVSLFRACAESLAGENASRLAAMQRAEKNIEELLADMSGAFHRLRQAGIDAELFDVIAGFEALSQEGAKS; encoded by the coding sequence ATGAGCGACACCGCTGTAGGCCTGCGCCGTAAAATCCGCAGTGCCGGCGACCTGCATTCCGTGGTTCGGGCCATGAAGGCCATGGCCTCGTCCAATATCGTCCGCTACGAGCAGGCGGTCCAAGCCCTGGAGGAGTACGCCCAAAGCGTGAATCTGGGGCTTGGTCTGGCGCTGCGCGAAGCGGGGCGACAGTTTGCCGCCAATGCGGGAGGCATGGCCGGCGGCGGGGGGGCGATGGGTGTGATCGTGCTCGGCTCGGACCAGGGCCTGGTGGGGCAGTTCAACGAGGCCGTGGCGGAGCAGGCCCAAAAATTCCTGGCGGGTCTGCCGCAGACTCCCGTTGTCTGGGCTATGGGCGAGCGGGTTCAGGGTTTTCTGCAGGAGGCGGATCTGGATGTCGCCGGGCTGTTCCCGGCGCCGAACACGGTGGAGGCCATCACCCCGCTCATCGGGCGCATCCTGGCCGAAGTCGAGTCCAGGCTCGGCTATGACGCGCAGGTGCATCTTTTTCATAACTGCCAAAACGCCAGCACCCAGTGCGTTCCCCGTCACCTGCAGCTGCTGCCTCTGGATAGGGGGTGGCGGCAGCGCTACGGCAGTATGGCATGGCCCACAAAAAGCCTGCCAGAGATCACGGGCGATCCGGAGCGCACTCTGCGCGCACTGGTGCGTGAATATGTTTTCGTGTCCCTTTTCCGGGCCTGCGCCGAATCCCTGGCCGGAGAGAACGCGAGCCGCCTGGCGGCCATGCAGCGGGCGGAGAAGAACATCGAGGAGCTGCTGGCCGATATGTCCGGGGCTTTTCACCGCCTGCGCCAGGCCGGGATCGACGCGGAACTTTTCGACGTCATCGCGGGTTTTGAAGCCCTGTCGCAGGAGGGGGCCAAGTCCTAA